A genomic region of Nanoarchaeota archaeon contains the following coding sequences:
- a CDS encoding DUF1749 domain-containing protein — translation MHAWIGNFYENKFLDYIAKESVSNNIAFLTFNNRGNGIITDILKSGAQKGGYLRIGGSLEKFEKCIYDVSAAIDFASKRGYDRIILEGHSLGCQKVAFYKYETGDKKVIGEVLLAPVDDIGYVKRLLGDKYKPSLKIAEDMVKKGMCDKPVPEEMAYYPLMPARRWLDVSSPKTRHGSIFDYSEELKEIRNANCPVLAIFGSKDDYESEPDKKLDILKNSVKNCDTKLFQNANHWFSGYENELGTLIVNWVKSHNK, via the coding sequence GTGCATGCATGGATAGGCAATTTCTATGAAAACAAATTTTTGGATTACATAGCCAAAGAATCGGTTTCAAACAATATTGCATTTTTGACATTCAATAATCGAGGAAACGGTATTATCACAGACATACTCAAAAGCGGTGCACAAAAAGGCGGCTATCTACGAATCGGCGGAAGTCTGGAAAAATTTGAAAAGTGCATTTATGATGTATCCGCAGCAATTGATTTCGCATCTAAACGAGGATATGATAGAATAATTCTTGAAGGCCACAGCCTCGGTTGCCAGAAAGTTGCATTTTATAAGTACGAAACAGGCGATAAAAAAGTTATTGGAGAGGTGCTCTTGGCGCCTGTTGATGACATCGGATACGTCAAAAGATTGCTTGGGGATAAATACAAACCATCATTGAAAATTGCCGAAGACATGGTTAAAAAAGGCATGTGCGATAAACCTGTTCCCGAAGAAATGGCATACTATCCGTTGATGCCTGCAAGACGATGGCTGGACGTATCAAGCCCAAAAACGCGGCATGGAAGCATATTTGATTATTCGGAAGAATTAAAGGAGATTAGGAATGCAAACTGTCCAGTATTGGCAATATTCGGCTCCAAAGACGATTATGAATCTGAGCCGGATAAAAAACTTGACATTCTAAAAAATAGTGTAAAAAATTGCGACACAAAACTGTTCCAAAACGCAAACCACTGGTTTTCAGGATATGAAAACGAATTAGGAACACTAATAGTGAACTGGGTCAAATCACACAATAAGTAA
- a CDS encoding class I SAM-dependent methyltransferase: MVESLETTSVVWKQIAEMWNVYFTSPSRISTDEVEKYREWLKQLNNECKPLKALVLGATPELRDALNEFGYETTIIDINLEMILAMNSLLKIKNPNEILVRANWLENPLQSGYFDAIVGDAILPNVPWNKRDALLSEVKRLLKPDGIFITRAFCVPREKPFKNTDELLKKFSKKEPTCKSALEFVLDVQIMSYDSKDHLGTFSKPKEVIEKYRTEKGFAFESENLNIILDIVWNFWSKKFIDKVFVYAYGDEEEKEYMKTFEIVKTFEAKDNEYSKITPMYLLKLKS; this comes from the coding sequence ATGGTCGAAAGTCTTGAAACAACGTCCGTTGTATGGAAGCAAATTGCGGAAATGTGGAACGTTTATTTTACTTCGCCAAGCCGCATTTCTACTGACGAAGTTGAGAAATATCGAGAATGGCTGAAACAATTAAACAATGAGTGCAAACCTCTGAAAGCGCTTGTATTAGGCGCGACGCCCGAGCTTCGGGATGCTCTGAATGAATTTGGCTATGAAACAACGATTATCGACATAAACCTTGAAATGATTTTAGCCATGAATTCTCTTCTGAAAATCAAGAATCCGAACGAGATTTTAGTGCGCGCCAATTGGCTCGAAAACCCATTGCAAAGCGGATATTTTGACGCCATAGTCGGAGATGCTATTCTGCCAAATGTTCCGTGGAACAAAAGAGACGCACTGCTATCGGAAGTAAAGCGGCTTCTAAAGCCAGACGGAATATTCATAACGCGCGCGTTTTGCGTTCCGCGGGAAAAGCCGTTTAAAAACACGGATGAATTGCTGAAGAAATTTTCCAAAAAAGAGCCAACATGTAAAAGCGCGCTTGAATTTGTTTTAGACGTTCAGATAATGTCCTATGATTCAAAAGACCATCTGGGAACGTTTTCAAAGCCTAAAGAAGTGATAGAAAAATACAGAACTGAAAAAGGCTTTGCTTTTGAAAGCGAAAACCTGAATATAATCCTTGATATTGTCTGGAATTTCTGGAGCAAGAAATTTATCGATAAGGTTTTCGTTTATGCATATGGTGATGAGGAAGAGAAAGAATATATGAAAACCTTTGAGATTGTCAAAACCTTTGAAGCAAAGGATAACGAATATTCAAAAATTACACCGATGTATCTTCTGAAATTGAAATCGTAA
- a CDS encoding DNA repair exonuclease yields MVKFAHIADVHLGAFRDPTLRELNVLAFEKAIDRAIELKSDFILIAGDLFEIALPDMAVVDRAVRKMKQLKDAGIPIYVVYGSHDYSATETSIIDVLGSAGLIKKVVSANITEGGKIRLDFFTDEKTGVKFSGMSARKRGAEKSYYENLDCEHLENSENGNVKIFLFHSTLNEMKPDFLAMSDGIPLSNFPKNFNYYAGGHVHKRMERDFPEYGKFVFTGALFGGDYRDLENHATSWQAFEGSANPQNASNEKGGFYFVEIDSSKKAVARFEPIEVCRIFSLIYGADAKTSQSAGDELKQMIEKNDFSGGAMPSVVLLKIHGELSSGKPSDINFGELKSMILKNGANVAYLSHNSLSSRETQQLKIKGEDKHEIEEKVFEESLGLFEKKAALKNPALSKDDGKKLSAALLVLLRAENAGESKSDYEGKIKRSAFAAIGIK; encoded by the coding sequence ATGGTAAAATTCGCGCACATCGCAGACGTTCATTTGGGAGCATTTAGGGACCCGACACTGCGCGAATTAAACGTCTTAGCGTTTGAGAAAGCGATTGACCGAGCAATTGAATTGAAATCGGATTTCATACTTATTGCAGGCGATTTGTTTGAAATCGCGCTTCCCGACATGGCTGTTGTTGACCGGGCGGTGCGAAAAATGAAACAGCTAAAAGACGCAGGAATTCCGATTTATGTTGTCTACGGCTCGCACGACTACAGCGCAACAGAAACCTCGATTATTGATGTTCTTGGCAGCGCAGGGCTTATAAAAAAAGTCGTTAGCGCAAACATAACTGAAGGCGGAAAAATACGGCTTGACTTTTTTACAGATGAAAAAACCGGCGTCAAATTTTCCGGAATGTCTGCAAGAAAGCGCGGCGCAGAGAAATCATACTACGAGAATCTTGACTGTGAGCATCTTGAAAACAGCGAAAACGGCAACGTCAAAATATTTCTTTTTCACAGCACGCTGAATGAGATGAAGCCTGATTTTCTTGCGATGTCAGACGGAATTCCGCTGTCGAATTTCCCGAAAAATTTCAATTATTACGCAGGGGGGCATGTGCACAAGCGCATGGAGCGCGACTTTCCGGAATACGGAAAATTCGTCTTTACGGGCGCGCTTTTCGGGGGCGATTACCGCGATCTGGAAAATCATGCCACTTCGTGGCAAGCTTTTGAGGGCTCCGCAAATCCTCAAAATGCATCAAATGAAAAAGGCGGGTTTTATTTTGTTGAAATAGATTCGTCGAAAAAAGCAGTCGCGCGTTTTGAGCCAATTGAGGTCTGCAGGATTTTTTCTCTGATTTATGGTGCGGATGCAAAAACATCTCAATCCGCAGGCGATGAACTGAAGCAGATGATTGAGAAAAATGATTTTTCAGGAGGCGCGATGCCGTCTGTAGTTCTTCTCAAAATCCATGGCGAGCTTTCAAGCGGAAAGCCATCAGACATAAATTTCGGCGAGCTGAAAAGCATGATTTTGAAAAACGGCGCAAATGTGGCGTATCTTAGCCACAATTCGCTTTCTTCGCGCGAAACCCAGCAGCTGAAAATTAAGGGCGAAGACAAGCATGAAATAGAGGAAAAAGTTTTCGAGGAGTCTTTGGGCCTTTTTGAAAAAAAGGCGGCGCTGAAAAATCCTGCGCTGTCAAAAGATGATGGCAAGAAGCTCTCAGCAGCGCTTCTCGTTTTGCTTCGCGCAGAAAACGCAGGCGAGTCAAAATCGGATTATGAGGGCAAAATAAAGCGCAGCGCTTTTGCGGCAATCGGAATAAAATAA
- a CDS encoding SMC family ATPase, with protein sequence MIIKSLELENIRSYKKEKINFPEGIILFEGDIGSGKSTLLYAIEFALFGLGDLKSTFLLRNGEKEGSVALSMDIEGKDFLFRRTLERKKTGASQKECSIISGGSKTEFSPEEMKREVLKMLKFNENPSPKATSYIYRYAVFTPQESMKEILELPEDARLETLRRAFGIEEYRIARNNAAIVSKQIKERETFLAGSLEDFDALNSEKSEKSALFQKKSIELEEFSKKEKLFVDSLSEQRKKMDEFRAIKAVFDKISGELPRLKDALIDKKKSALELEKSSSEAELQIRGKKARISELELCRKPTEKTDFGISVELKSVRDKMTEISKAIGGLEKSISEAQLFESSLKSAEQEIENLDKKIALLEVKKKPTEKTGDIISREIQMLRKQADELREKTAVMKKDAKTFETLLQNEICPLCEHKIDPAHFLKKSRDVQEELEKLEVMLSETAAKECDVLKTRELLIEFSRANDAFESMSKERDMISKNLEAAKSKLDDIISFRETYSRNVEILKKLSFQEAELSKISESLKSYAMNQMKILEVMRETETLSKRAESERKKAAELNEDILTVSAEYESKQKEFESSKKIVSDIAALEKETNLLEDGRSNILRAISSAGAEMRVLEADLKAVDERLAKKGIEKKEKDNLCEIRTWLDEYFSGALATIEQHVLRSINEEFNSLFQKWFGILMVDTDLSVSINDAFTPLVVQNGYEQDIRALSGGEKTSVALAYRLALNTVVKRVCSSMSSSGLIILDEPTDGFSKEQLTHLRDVFAELACKQIILVSHERELEAFSDRVFKVVKEGSVSKVLAG encoded by the coding sequence ATGATAATAAAATCCCTCGAGCTCGAAAATATACGCAGCTACAAAAAAGAGAAAATAAATTTTCCCGAAGGCATCATTCTGTTTGAGGGCGACATAGGCAGCGGAAAGTCTACACTACTATATGCGATCGAATTCGCGCTTTTCGGCCTCGGCGACCTGAAATCAACATTTCTTTTGCGCAACGGCGAAAAGGAGGGCTCTGTAGCGCTTTCAATGGATATTGAAGGAAAAGATTTTTTGTTTCGCAGAACTCTTGAGCGAAAAAAAACAGGTGCGTCTCAAAAAGAATGCAGCATAATTTCGGGCGGCTCAAAAACCGAATTCAGCCCGGAGGAAATGAAGCGCGAGGTCCTCAAAATGCTGAAATTCAACGAGAACCCCTCGCCCAAAGCGACTTCATACATCTATAGGTATGCGGTTTTTACGCCGCAGGAATCAATGAAAGAGATACTTGAATTGCCTGAGGATGCGCGACTTGAAACATTACGCAGGGCATTCGGCATCGAAGAATACCGCATCGCGCGAAACAACGCGGCAATTGTTTCCAAGCAGATAAAAGAGCGCGAGACTTTTCTTGCAGGAAGCCTCGAGGATTTTGATGCGTTGAATTCGGAAAAATCAGAAAAATCCGCATTGTTCCAGAAAAAAAGCATTGAGCTTGAAGAGTTTTCAAAAAAAGAAAAATTATTTGTCGATTCATTGTCGGAACAGAGGAAAAAAATGGATGAATTTCGCGCGATAAAGGCTGTGTTTGACAAGATTTCCGGCGAACTGCCGCGGCTTAAGGATGCGCTTATTGACAAAAAAAAGAGCGCGTTAGAGCTTGAAAAATCATCTTCTGAAGCCGAATTGCAGATTCGCGGGAAAAAAGCCCGGATATCAGAGCTTGAATTGTGCAGGAAGCCGACAGAAAAAACAGATTTTGGTATCTCTGTAGAGCTGAAAAGCGTCCGCGATAAAATGACCGAAATATCCAAGGCAATCGGGGGGCTTGAAAAATCGATTTCAGAGGCACAGCTTTTCGAGAGTTCTTTGAAAAGCGCAGAGCAGGAAATTGAAAATCTCGACAAAAAAATCGCGTTGCTTGAAGTGAAGAAAAAGCCGACTGAGAAAACAGGGGATATAATTTCGCGTGAAATACAGATGCTTAGAAAACAGGCAGATGAATTGCGCGAAAAAACTGCTGTGATGAAAAAAGATGCAAAAACTTTTGAAACTCTCCTGCAAAACGAGATTTGCCCATTATGCGAGCATAAGATAGATCCCGCACATTTTCTTAAAAAATCCCGGGATGTTCAGGAAGAGCTTGAGAAGCTCGAAGTTATGCTTAGCGAGACTGCGGCAAAGGAATGTGATGTGTTGAAAACAAGGGAGCTCTTGATTGAATTTTCGCGTGCAAATGATGCATTTGAGAGCATGTCAAAAGAGCGGGACATGATTTCAAAAAATCTCGAAGCTGCAAAATCAAAGCTGGATGATATTATCTCCTTTAGGGAAACCTATTCAAGAAATGTCGAGATTCTGAAAAAGCTGTCTTTCCAAGAAGCCGAGCTCTCAAAAATATCGGAATCGCTGAAAAGTTACGCAATGAATCAGATGAAGATTCTTGAGGTGATGCGAGAAACAGAAACGCTTTCAAAGCGCGCAGAATCCGAGCGCAAAAAAGCAGCAGAACTTAATGAGGATATCTTGACGGTTTCTGCCGAGTACGAATCAAAGCAAAAGGAGTTTGAAAGTTCGAAAAAAATAGTGTCGGATATAGCGGCACTTGAAAAAGAAACAAACTTGCTGGAAGACGGCCGCAGCAATATCCTTCGCGCAATTAGCTCAGCCGGAGCAGAAATGCGTGTGCTTGAAGCAGACCTCAAGGCAGTGGATGAGAGACTTGCAAAAAAAGGAATCGAGAAAAAGGAAAAAGACAATCTTTGCGAAATTCGCACATGGCTTGACGAATATTTCTCGGGTGCGCTTGCAACAATTGAGCAGCATGTTCTTCGCAGCATAAACGAGGAGTTCAATTCGCTTTTCCAGAAATGGTTCGGCATATTGATGGTTGATACTGATTTGAGCGTTTCGATAAATGACGCATTCACGCCGTTAGTTGTGCAGAACGGTTATGAGCAGGATATACGCGCGCTTTCTGGCGGGGAGAAGACTTCGGTTGCGCTAGCTTACCGGCTCGCGCTAAATACCGTTGTCAAGCGAGTCTGCAGCTCCATGAGTTCATCGGGCCTGATAATACTTGATGAGCCAACTGACGGTTTCAGCAAGGAGCAATTGACTCACTTGCGCGATGTTTTTGCTGAACTCGCATGCAAGCAGATAATCCTTGTTTCGCATGAGCGCGAGCTTGAGGCGTTCAGCGACCGGGTTTTCAAGGTTGTGAAAGAGGGGAGCGTTTCGAAGGTTTTGGCTGGGTGA